A genome region from Pseudorca crassidens isolate mPseCra1 chromosome 20, mPseCra1.hap1, whole genome shotgun sequence includes the following:
- the MON1B gene encoding vacuolar fusion protein MON1 homolog B, with product MEAGGGTAAPAPGDAEDLEEMRFPSGEARDGGGICRDLPGTGDESVEKTGSETKDHPPGLLLQSEAPSCTYGLWGPAASENSPVGGPESGSGGQGGDPSDEDWRSKRKHVFVLSEAGKPIYSRYGSVEALSTTMGVMTALVSFVQSAGDAIRAIYAEDHKLVFLQQGPLLLVAVSRTPQSAAQLRGELMAVHAQIVSTLTRASVARIFARKQNYDLRRLLAGSERTLDRLLDSVERDPGALLLGAVRCVPLARPLRDALGALLRRCTAPGLALSVLAVGGRLVTAAQERTVLAECRLDPADLQLLLDWVGAPAFAAGEAWAPVCLPRFNPDGFFYAYVARLDALPVCLLLLGTDPEAFHDMATCRRLVEDGMHSLGAMRTLREAASFSNTPSAGASAYSVQAVEAAGLWHFLYKPLDIPDHHRQLPQFTSPELEAPYSRQEERQRLSDLYHRLHARLHNTSRPLRLIYHVAEKETLLAWATSKFELYTCLSPLVTKAGAILVVTKLLRWVKKEEDRLFIRYPPKYSTPPAAPAASADQASHNGLFTGP from the exons ATGGAGGCCGGAGGAGGCACTGCTGCCCCAGCCCCCGGGGACGCGGAGGACTTGGAGGAGATGCGGTTCCCCAGTGGGGAGGCTAGAGACGGTGGAGGGATTTGCAGGGACCTACCCGGTACTGGAGATGAGAGCGTGGAGAAAACAG GATCCGAGACCAAGGACCACCCACCCGGCCTGCTGCTCCAGTCCGAGGCTCCATCATGCACCTATGGGCTCTGGGGTCCGGCAGCCTCTGAGAACAGTCCCGTGGGCGGCCCTGAGAGTGGCTCAGGGGGCCAGGGCGGGGACCCCAGTGACGAGGACTGGCGCAGCAAGCGGAAGCACGTGTTTGTGCTGAGTGAGGCTGGCAAGCCCATCTACTCGCGGTATGGTAGCGTGGAGGCATTGTCAACTACCATGGGTGTGATGACAGCTCTCGTGTCCTTTGTGCAGAGTGCAGGAGATGCCATTCGCGCCATCTATGCTG aggACCACAAGCTGGTGTTCCTGCAGCAGGGCCCACTGCTGCTGGTGGCCGTGTCAAGGACGCCTCAGTCAGCAGCACAGCTGCGGGGGGAGCTTATGGCCGTGCACGCACAGATCGTGAGCACCCTGACGCGTGCCAGCGTGGCCCGCATCTTCGCGCGCAAGCAGAACTACGACCTCCGCCGCCTGCTGGCCGGCTCGGAGCGCACTCTAGACCGGCTTCTGGACAGTGTGGAGCGGGACCCGGGTGCCCTGCTGCTGGGCGCCGTGCGCTGCGTCCCTCTCGCTCGCCCGCTGCGGGATGCGCTGGGTGCGCTGCTCCGACGTTGCACGGCGCCTGGCCTGGCCCTCTCGGTGCTGGCGGTTGGCGGTCGCCTGGTGACAGCAGCCCAGGAGCGGACTGTGCTGGCCGAGTGCCGGCTGGACCCAGCCGACCTGCAGTTGCTGCTGGACTGGGTGGGGGCACCGGCCTTTGCGGCGGGCGAGGCCTGGGCGCCTGTGTGCCTGCCCCGCTTCAATCCCGATGGTTTCTTTTACGCCTACGTGGCCCGCCTGGACGCCTTGCCTGTCTGCCTGCTGCTGCTCGGCACCGACCCCGAGGCCTTCCACGACATGGCCACCTGCCGGCGCCTGGTCGAGGACGGCATGCACTCCCTTGGGGCCATGCGCACCCTCAGGGAAGCTGCCAGCTTCTCCAACACTCCATCAGCCGGTGCCTCGGCCTACAGTGTGCAGGCTGTGGAGGCCGCCGGCCTCTGGCACTTCCTCTATAAGCCGCTGGACATCCCCGACCATCACCGCCAGCTGCCCCAGTTTACCAG CCCCGAGCTGGAGGCCCCATACAGCAGACAGGAGGAGCGACAGCGCCTGTCCGACCTGTACCACCGCCTGCACGCGCGCCTCCACAACACCTCCCGGCCCCTGCGCCTCATTTACCACGTGGCTGAGAAGGAGACGCTGCTGGCCTGG GCGACCTCCAAATTTGAGCTGTACACCTGCCTCAGCCCCCTGGTGACCAAGGCAGGTGCCATCCTCGTAGTGACCAAACTTCTGCGTTGGGTGAAGAAAGAGGAGGATCGTCTGTTCATTCGTTACCCACCCAAGTACTCCACGCCCCCAGCAGCCCCAGCTGCCTCCGCGGACCAAGCTTCCCATAACGGCCTGTTTACTGGACCTTGA